ttcctgtattcttctctgtcattgatcttcggcatatttgtcggtgtatatttgttcctccaattttcctttcctttgaccttgatccccaattccaaccagtccttccgaagttcaacaatccacttggttcctgtctttcaccTTGTCCTCCCCGTTGTTGCCTAcattctcttcgtcattctgtccatattcatcctaactacatgcccagcaaacgttgcccttttgagtctgatttccccggatattatTCTCATGTTTCGGTAccattcttccctaggtcttcgcatccacctcttttgggacctagtatttttctcagtattttcctctcatctttctctagttgctctgccccatttcttcctagtgtcatcgtctcagcagcatataatactgcattcctcactgttgccttgtagtggcttatctttgcctctgtggatatattctttttattgtatacctctctcgtcatgcagaaggctgacctcatcttctttatcctctctgttattccctccttgctcctgttccttcctgttataaattctcccaggtatttaaatttgtccaccatttgcacattgccttccggtgtttcgcagtctgcagtggtgtttaatgtctttgtcttgttataggcgatcctcagtcccacctttctggctaacttacttaagttgtcgagttgtgtctttgcgtcttcttccgtctcacttactattgctatgtcatctgcaaaggctaggcagtccacttgggccctgttgtcctttttgtcccccacatgggtctttggtattcccatttcctcgtttattgctctccacctgatcactttgtccagtgctatattgaacaacaatggtgacaatccatctccctgtttaacaccagtcttgatctcaaattcttctgactgtgctcctctgaatctcacccttgcttttgtgtctgtcagaatttcttttatcgtTCTTGTGTAGTTctatcaagtcctctgttcttcaggatcctaacaaaagtctgtctgtcgatggcgtcatatgcctttgtgaagtccacgaaggttattactgtctttttgttttttaaggccctatgttctatcagttgcttcaggataaatatttgttctacacaacctcttcccttcctaaatcccgaaatcccgcttggtagtcgccaaccgtactttctacctgttcttctactctcttgagcaatagttttgacagcaccttgtatccgacctctagtagcgatattcccctgtagttgtttgcatctctcttgccCCCCTTCTCgtgtattggtactacaattgcattcttccatccttctggcaacttctttgatctccagatctggtgaattatgttggtcatgttgtctattgctttgttgcctccccactttatcatctcggctgcgataccatcttctccagttgccttattattcttcaTATTGCTTATGGCATGTGCaacttcatccctggttggagggcgtggctctctctcttctgtgtcagtcccaagttccagctcttcttcaggtggttcacagttcagcaggtcgtgaaagtactctgcaaaaatccgacagttCTCCTTCGCACACTGACAGCCAGCTCCGCTTccttatctcttataaacagttctctacccttgtatccaatcagactctttttgaatttcttgaaaaagtgtctgctgttgtttttcctgaagttggtctcaatctcgtccagttcctgcttcatctttTGTCTTgtggtccatcttattgttcgggctgcttcctttcttgctcctaagaaaacttccCATTTCTCTGGGTCCTtcatgctgttccagtctctccaggctttcctgcgagtctctaccgcttcctcacattccttgttccaccaccagtgcttccgtttcttttcttcctttcctcaTAGTTCAGTCTGTTTCTccatatttcgcttcatgtcgtcccattcattgaatgattcaattccttcctcatatctggatcgattgtgtcttaatttgtctctgtctaccTTTACGTTTTCTGTTCGTCTGTGGCAGGCTGTCCTGTTTGGAATCCGaaggcacttaacttctgtaagatagtgatccgattctattcttgtgttcttcctgacctttgtgttcatgatctctttagcatttgtccagctgattgctatgtggtcaatttggaattccccaAGGTGGGTGCATAGGTTTGCCCATGTCTTTTTCTTACAcggtttggccctgaagtgtgttgtcatcaatctcattttgtgttctcgacacacgccacattttccaaacaaagaatacatttgttttattttaatgttagtttttcGTATCTATTTGTTGACACACGAGTGATACATTAGATCACATCTGTGTGGTAACGTTGCAAGTATTGTATTTCGTTGTTTATTGCGTTGCAGGTACTTTTTTGGTTCCATTAGGCAGTTATTTGCAATATCATTTGCACCCGCTATACACACGACGTAGTCATTGTTTCCCGACATTTTATCGTGTAAGTCGATACGGATAATGTTTTTCGTTGTTGCTCCTGGCTTTACAATACCTGTTccgtggtattttttgttttctttgaaaagtcTCGCCATGTTTTTGCCGGGACTGTCCgttaaaaataatacactacttTCGAGTGTGCACTGTTCTACATTTTTGTTGATATTGTCTTTTTCATTCGTCCCGTTGCTTCGTGCGAAAGACGCATGCTCAATTTCTCACCGTCACTGTTTGCCTTACTTCTGAACTTAAGAGCCTGTATCACCTTTCTGTTGATAAGGTTTGTTCAAAAGTTCATGTTCCCTTAAAACTTTCTTGTAGCTATCGTTATTTATTTTACAGGAGTTACTAAGCAAACTACTTCTTGATGATGCAAGAGCACTTTGTTTACTTTTGGAGTTTTCGTAATTTATCGTAGATAACACATCACAGACATTGTTGTGCACTAAATTTACGCTGctttcacacttttttttgtttccgaCACTCTGTGAACTGTTTATGCACGTATATTTTGTCAACTTATCCGAATAAGTCGAGTTTTCTTTCATCGTTTTTTGCTTCAACATCAGCTTACGATTTTCTCCATGTCATTTCGCAATAGTCGTCAGATTCGCCGTGTAGCttatgaaataaattaatatgtgAAAACTGCAGTCGCTTGAAGAGCCATTTCCTAGGCCATTTAGATTGTTCTTGTTTAATGCTAGCTGCTAACacagttattcatattttttctgtatgtaacatatgacaaatcccatatcattgtacatgataaaacgggtgctcaataaacaataacaataacaataagacAACAGCGAAATTCCCTATGTAACTGGTTAGTGTCCTGAAGCGAAATATCCTTTGTGAGTGGGTACTCGCTTGCCGCTGAAACTTCTTCCCCAGATCGACAGGTGCGGGCCAGCAGCAGACTGAAATTGTGTCATGTGGACGTACGTGATTTCCGGCGATTTATTCCTAGCACAAACATATGCGTACATATCTGGGTATACAGATCTTCGCGTGTGGCCCGCCGTATACGTCAGCATTTTTATCGATAGTGTCGACAACGCTATCGATAGTCGTGAAAGTGCACAGTGACgagtactactaccactaccagtATCGTTTGAAGAAGCGAAACGTAAACAAACTGAAGGATGAGCGTGTGACTAAGAGCAAATTCTAAAGGAACTTGTGACACTGTTATTTATGGAAACACACCATTGGAAATGTCCACCGATAAGAGTCTGGACGAGTACGTTACCTTCAAAATATTAATGTCCGTGAGCACTGGCAGGAATCAAAGTAGAAATGTTCTTTCTGTTGATGTAACCTGTGACATTTAAACTTCCGTACCTGAAGTATTTCCTACAATCTTGCTTTATCGGGGTCAGTTTTACAATTAATTGTGTAATTCAGAAAATATAGGAAATATTCGTTATACAGACATATTTCTGAAGTGTGTATATGGAACGTCAGGCGTAAAAGCTATTTACATTCATTATGATGAGATGCGGCAGCATGTCGTGCGTTGGAAGGAATTGTTTGGATTCGTGACTTTTGTGGAGCCGTCAGTACatttaaataaacattatttagaAATCTGAGTAAATCGGACTCAGAGTTTAGAGATTATATACTTTTTCAGTGGAGTTATCAGAATTTGAATACTGGCAGGAGAAATGATGGATGTCCATTGAATGTTGGCGTGCCAGACGCGTTTTTTAAGGAagtaaattgtttgaaattttctatTCAGAGGAATTCGGTTTGATACTGTATTGCAAAGTATCATTCTGTTCATCAGTCTACAACTATATTCATCAAACCACCGTAAAATGCGTGGCAGAGGTTACGTCCCTTTGTGCTAGtttccattcacgcatggagcgcgggaagaatgactgaatgcctgtgtgtgctgtaattattctaatcttcccCTCACTGTCCCTATGTGAGCGCTACTTGGGGGATTGTATTGtattcctacagtcatcattaAAAGCCGATGCTTAAACCTTGTTAGTAGACTTGATTGGGATATTTTGTCTAACTTCGAGAGTCCGCCAGTTCAGCATCTCTGACaatctcccacggatcaaacaaacatgTGTACTTTCGTGCTGCccatctctgtatatgttcaatattcaaTGTTAGTGCTGTTTGCCATGGGTCCCATGCACTTGCTTAATATTCTAGCACCGGACGcaaaagtgatttgtaagcaatctcctttgtagattgattgcacttccccagtattctaccaataaactgaagtttaccACCTGATTTAcctacaactgaacctatgtgatgatTGTATTTcagatccctacaaagtgttatgccCGAGGTAATTTGTGAATTGACTGAGTCCAATAGTGACTTGttgatattatggtcataggatactatgttttccgTTTTGTgatatgcacaattttacatttttgagcaTATAAGCATGCTGCTAATCTGTGCACCACTTCGAAATCGTATTAAAATCTGGCTGAATACTTACACAGCTTCCTTCATATAGTACtttattataggtaactgcatcatctgcaagcagcCTGAGGTTGCTGTTAATTTtgtctggaaggtcattaatacacaacatgaacagaaatGGTTCCAACCCTCTTCCCTGAGGCACACAtggagttacttctacatctgatgatgttaTTATACTTGGTTATAAGATAATGTACTATTCCTATGCAGCTGTGCTGGATACCTGAAACTCTTTCAGTCTGACCAAATGCGACTGTTAAGTTTTGTACAGTAATTTAGGGATCATTGTCcttaaaaaaaaactcaaattaCCTGAAACACACATGCTTTGCCAGTATCATAACATTaccactgtacacagtacacatctCCGTTATTcaggtgtagttttgagagaaaaTGATTGGTTATTGTATAAATCTGAAAGTGGTGAAATAGTTTGGAGATTTCATGCCAAACTGTATTGATATGGGTGCATATGCTGGTGGCCTGTATTCATTACACAttcagattagatttactttcattccaattgatctgtagtgaggaggtcctccaggatgtgtaacatgtcagaaaaacaataatacatgacaaatatttacaaatcaaacaaataagctaatgtatcattccacaggtcccaagtggaatgatcgtcatttttttaatgaacactatacgaaataatcattttacaaacactaatgcactgaatttaatataaaataagtttttttttttttatttctaaggtaataaacatataatagaactactataaaacttatttgcagtgaacacattattgcactgaaatggtgcaggagTTAGTTTGTACTTTCTGCCATTCTTCAAACTCATAAGTCTTATATGTGTGGTGAGGCAGGACGAAGGTTTGATTTGTAAAGATATCACAGTTACTCATGCACTTCACATTGTGTGATTTATACTCTGATGCCATTttcacatgacttttttttttcatttattaggttTGCATTTCAATCATGTAGCATAAGTGTGCTGTCTCACTAGAATGTTGAATATTATTTGCTCCTCTCCTGAATCAGTCAATTATGGTTTTTATGTTGAAGGCAGGAATATGAGGGGACAGCCCCTACCACTCTGAAATACTAGTCATATCTCTGCAACATACATATTTTGTTACAAGCTGCTGATACATCAACCTGTAACACTAACCTTGTAGGCCTACAAATTTCCTACATAGCATAGCAGCAGATGAAATGTCACCGAAAACATGCACTGTAAAAGAAACCAACATAGCTATCTGAAGATTTGCATAGCCTCTCAAAAGTGGTTACAAGAATGAAACAAAAGATTTTATTGACTGGCACCTGTGCGTGTCTACAATTTTTAATGTAACCTTTGAATTTAACAAATTTGTGGCTGGTCTCAGTCGTGCTGAATAGAACAGCTGGACTGTTGTTTTTAACACGTTTTTCAAAAATCAAAGCTTTGCCACTGTAACTGCAATAAATTTGTGTTATGTCTCATTTGAAATGATTAAATCTGATTTAAACAAACTGAAAGTCTGGGTtggaatatgaaaaggatagactgctactcactgtaaagatgcgTTGAGTTGTAGACGGGCACAATGAAAAGACCGGTACATATAAGCATTCGGCCAAAACTTTCATCATAAAAGAGaagcatacacacattcacacaaacaagcaaaaCATACGCATATGCACCTACGCTTACTACCTCCAGGCCGATTGCTGTGGGTagccatctatccttttcatatgatTGTTAAATTATATGTTCTTAAAGAGTCTTATTATGAAATATTAAAATTGGCAGATATACAAACTGTTTTACTGCTTCTTTTGTATtctggaagaatgaaagagagaacCTTGTACTTGACATTTTTGCACATAATTTGCCTGTGTGTAATATGTTTTGAAGGCATCTAGGGCTACAGTAAAATTTGGGCACCATCAGCATGTTTTTTCCCATTCTTTGTCTCAATAAGTTGCATCTTTTCAGCAAAGTCCACTTGGTCCAAGAACCAGAGAAAAACTGAATAACTGCCACTGCTCAAAGTCCTGCTCGTATTCCAACCACAATAAGTTTTGAGACTTCATTGACATAGTTGTGTGCAGAGATCAGAGTGCATAGTGTAGACATTTATGTGCATTAGGTGGATGTCTGTGGATTACATTTTGTTTACAATTGAATTTTGTAGAGTTGGATGAAGATTCAATTTTAAAATGTCATGGAAATTTGTATTTTCTTATATTGCAGACTTGCTGAAGAAGAGCTCCTGAAAGAAGCCAAACGAGCTGCCGAAAGGGCATCAATAGCTGGTGCCCTGGGATGGCAAAAGTGTCCATTAAGACAAATGAACAagacatttctcaacaacactgtGATTAATATTATGCATGCGAAcaaacttaaaacaaaaaaaatgcaaaataggaAGGTTCATTATGACTATGCAAAGGAAGAATTAAAGCAGTCTACCGAGCAGCAGACAATAGCACAGAAACAGTCAACATATCCAAAAGTCAGTGACTGCCGTGGTTCAGATTCTAAAAGTGACCTAAAGCATACCAAAAGTGGGAAAGTGAACAAACTATTTGTGCAGAGatgcaagaataaagaaaaggaagtcGTTGATCTTAGAAGGGacagtaaaacaataaaaaataaaagttaatagttTTATGTAGCCTAACTATATTATCCTAACAATAGTAATGCTGACATTCATGTGCATTAGTACAGTATACAAACATATCTGTTGATTCATCACGTCATTCATTCACttgtacaaaatataaaaataacataATTTTAATGACCTTTTGCAGTACAGGATACAGTTACGTAATCAGTGTTGTAATAGTTGTTCCTATCACTGCATCAAATATTGATAATACACTGGTGTGAGTAAGCGTGTTTCGTGTTTCTTTACTTTCCACAAACTTATAGTTGATGTAATTCTAGTAACAGACTGTCCAAAGAACCTAATTCTTTTCTTTGTCGTTGTTAGCAGCACCTGATGTAACACTGTATTGAAAGAATATGTTTCGTTGTGGTAGTAATTACATTAATTTATAAACTGAAGCATGACAAAGACaacacattcatttcaaaagacaaTGGTCTAAGTTTATTAACAGTATCCACAACAACATTACAGAGCAAAAAGACATGCCAGCTGTAATTCACTGTATACATTTCAGGATATGTGTCTGACAGGGTTGTGTGTCCTGAATTTTGTTCGAATACATGTCACATCATCTTTAACATAATGTCACTGTAATTAtagaaacaattaatgaaaatgagGAATAGCAGTCCCTCATCTATAGCTGACTGATGTGTGATGCTGAAACGCACGCAACAGCACACAAATTCAACAAGCTTTTAAACTGTAGTTCTTTTTGTTATATAAGTTCACACACATACATGACATCCAAACAagatacgaggcatgttttttaagtaagtaccgttttgaaattaaaaaacgatgtgctaagatatctcaataattttatttttacatgaaagcctgtaccttaatctacgcactgatgccattacagtctgattcttccttgtttacgttgtgtactgagtgtttaagatgcctccgataatcgtgagtcccgtgaCTGTAAAGTACGGgctgttacaagatttcttagtgctaaaggcctaacagAAATCgatattcatcatgagatctgtgcagttttgagagaaaacattatgagtgatggaatggtaagaaagtgggtgagagcatttaaagatggctgcccaaatgtgcatgatgaacaacggagtgggcgtccttcagtcattaatgaaagtttggtgcaggaagtggacaataaggtgagagaaaacagatgcttttcgatttcctccttgtgggatgactttcgtaatgtttctcatagtgttttgtacgacactgtgaccgagcacttgaatttccgaaaattgtgcgcacattgggtactgaaaatgttgacagaagttgagcaagagcatcgttttgctgcaatacaatgcacgtccgcatgtggcgaatcagaccaaagatctcatcacatcttttcgatgggaaactctagatcatcctccgtacagctccgatcttgcgcccagtgactaccatctgttgcacctgggcggtcagcatctaagatgatgatgaagtcaaaacagtggtgatgcagtggttaccaagtcaggcggcagacttctatgaggagggtattaaaaaactggtacgttatgacaagtgcctcaatattgacggaaattatgtagaaaagtagattaaggtacaggctttcatgtaaaaataaaattattgagatattttagcacgtcttttttaatttcaaaacggtacttacttaaaaaaaaacgtgCCTCGTGTATCTCAGACCAGCCGCAGTAGCTGTTACATTAGTAGTTGCTGTGcaagactcaggtctttcagtgctctgtcaaactcttcacgcagtatcatatctcccatttcttcttaatCTACAtcccttccgtttccataatattgttctcaagtacatcgcccttgtatagaccctctatatactccttccacctttctgctttcccttctttgcttagaactgggtttccatcaaagctcttgatattcatgcaagtggttctcctttctccaaaggtctctttaattttcctatatgcagtatctatcttacccctagtgagataaccccctacatccttacttttgtcctctacccatccctgcttagccattttgcacttcctgtcgatctcatttttgagacgtttgtattccttttttctcctttcatcaatt
This genomic stretch from Schistocerca cancellata isolate TAMUIC-IGC-003103 chromosome 2, iqSchCanc2.1, whole genome shotgun sequence harbors:
- the LOC126163162 gene encoding protein POLR1D-like — protein: MSTDKSLDELAEEELLKEAKRAAERASIAGALGWQKCPLRQMNKTFLNNTVINIMHANKLKTKKMQNRKVHYDYAKEELKQSTEQQTIAQKQSTYPKVSDCRGSDSKSDLKHTKSGKVNKLFVQRCKNKEKEVVDLRRDSKTIKNKS